From the Drosophila sechellia strain sech25 chromosome X, ASM438219v1, whole genome shotgun sequence genome, the window CTTTCTCAAAGACTGTCCGAATGGCTTGCTGACCGAACAAGTGAGTACCCCTGCAATTTTATCCCCCGCCATCGTCGCcgtcgccatcatcatcaccatcatcatcaaccATTATCCAACCATTTGCCTGGCTTTCATCATAAGCGACCACAAACGGAATCCTCTTATTTCGGGTCATTCCCGGCAAactgcatacatatgtatgtgcgtATACTCGAATATTTTACacacatttatatatttaagccaCACTCTGCCCCAAAATCCTGAAATGCGGTTTGTCCTTATTTTCAACGTTCGGTGCTTTTTTGTGTATGACTTTTGTGGcttgaataaaataaatacaagttCTACCATACATGCATGTCCGCAGATTCAAGCTGCTACGTCAGCAAATAAACTGAATTTTTGTCCCTCAGAAGAGGAGGAGCAGTTGCCACATAAATTTCCCCTACACCCAGCTAACACACTTACATTCCGATATAACTATGTATACTAACGCATACCTTTGCGCTGGCGAAGAACCCAAAACCATATGAAACCGAAATACACCACCCACCCATTCGTGCGAgtcgtttatttcacttaacTGGagaatttcaaaattttcactCTAATGCTATTTTATGTGTCTAGTTCTGACTTGCTTACTCAACACTGAACCCCAGAGTCGACGGCAATAGCAAACATTTACTTGTCTAACCGCTCTCCTCTGCCATCTCCCCTCTCTGTCTGTTTCTCGTGCCCTCTCGCTATCTCCCTTCGCAGGGCTTCATCAAAATCTATAAGCAATTCTTCCCCGACGGAGACCCCAGCAAGTTTGCCTCCCTGGTCTTTCGTGTCTTCGATGAGAATAATGTGAGTACGCTGATATGCTGACGtgttactatatatatatatatatatatatatatatatatcttatcTACATATCTGCACATGTGTGCGAATCCGCAGGATGGCGCCATTGAGTTCGAGGAGTTCATTCGGGCCCTTTCCATCACATCACGAGGAAATCTGGACGAGAAGCTGCACTGTAAGTTTTCGATTTGATTAGATGGGTAATCTATAGCATTAGCTAGAATATTTTGCATGATTGCGAGACTCTTATTTGCCTGATATGGTAAAATAGTACAttgtaaatgttttaattaacaTGATGATAGATCATATTCCTTCCATGATAGATCATAATCCCTCATAGCTAACGTTTTCTATTTGCCTTTTCCCAGGGGCTTTCCGCTTGTACGACGTGGACAACGATGGCTATATAACACGCGAGGAGATGTACAACATAGTGGACGCCATCTACCAGATGGTAGTGAGTATCTCTGTATCCGTATAGCTATATGCCAAGGCTACAGTAAACACTTGCTTGCAGGGACAACAGCCGCAGACGGAGGACGAGAACACGCCGCAGAAGCGGGTGGACAAGATCTTCGATCAGATGGACAAGAACCACGACGATCGACTGACGCTGGAGGAGTTCCGCGAGGGCAGTAAAGCTGATCCACGTATAGTGCAGGCGTTAAGTTTAGGTGGTGATTAACCGCGGGACCTGTAGTCGTGCGGAGAAGGGGCGGGGAGGGAGCGATAGTGACGGTGATGGGAGGCAACAGCGAATCAAGGATCAGGAGGGTCAAAGCTCGCCCCACAAGCACGTCCACACCACGCCCGTGTACCATATGCCATTTGACCTTTTGGGGGCAGTTCGATAGCCCTTATCCTCCCCCtcccacacacacccacacaccatcacacaagcacacacacactccgaGTTTAGCCCATTGCGAACTCGTCTTAAGTGAAATTCCAACTAATAGCAAATTATTTACGCATATATACATGATTTTTCTATTAACAACAAACAGCACAGCCGCATaaagctgaaaaacaaaaatgtttaatgaacAATTCGTAAATTaatggaaaacaaagcaaCACCAATTTAAGTCGAAAAAGCGcttttttaaaaacatatttaactCGTATTTGTGTATGCGGCAGCATGGATGAATATAggtattaaataaatgaaaacctACATAAATTAACTACATATTAGGCACTTGCTCTATAATGATCTTAggcatttttattgaaatgcTTGCCAAGCAAACGAGAAACCCCAATTGACAACTATCGCAAAGAGTTGCCGATTAATTAGGCCAGTGAATAgttgcaatttttttttgcgaaaacTAAAGCTACTCGGCCCAACAAAAAAAGGATAGTACATAATGCAGCACCGACTAAGCTGGTACTTATGCCTAaaatatctacatatatactGGTACTTGTACCGATATTAATTCGCTATTGGCTTAGAAGCCACTCGATTGttactttttttatttgccgtGCCAACTGCTCTAACTGTTGATAATCGAACGTGTTGATAATCGAAATTGAAGCTACTATTAAGCCAAAAAAGCCACACACTGATACACAGACCTATTTACTCTCAATTTAATCAGATAACCGACTCTATTAACTCCAAGTCCTAAAGAGTCCTTAAAAGTCCTGTGGACAAACATGCATGTGGATATAACGTAGCGCTATGAAGCATGCGGCTTAATTACTCCTCTTGTATGCCCGATTCTTCACAATCTTCAGTCTCCATTCTTCATTCTTCCCCCATTGAGCTTGACAATCAACCTGATTTTGCTGCGGACCATCCAATGGTTCCAATCACCCGTTCACCTCAAGAACTCATCTCATCGGGCACAGGAGGAGGACACTCCTAGACGAATCTTTGATAGAACTTTAATCCTTTTCTACTATGTGTTTATTGTGCATGCCTTAACAGAGCAACGATAATATCAAATTGTGTATTTCTACTTGTATTTGTACTTGTTTTTACACCTCACCAGAGCTTGAAAATATATCGTATGGGGGGAAATCCCTATAATGCCTTACCAAAAACCAAACGAAAACTTCCAGTCATCGACTCACTCACTccctctctatctctctctctctctctctctctctctctcaatcGCTCCATCTCTCTctgatacatacatatgattttcaatttgattatCCTTTTCGTTTGATgagcttcttcttcttctaacTCAAAAGAAGAGCCATCTAATCACCATGCTAAAATAATTtctatattttatatgtggtTCAGCTTTAGATTGTAAAGAAAGCGTTATTGTAAAGATATTAGCCAGTTAACTGAACACGTTTATAAGATCCATATCCAATTATCCCCATCAATCCTATCCAATCTATCGCCCTCATCCCTCATTAATCCCGATTTGTAGTGTTGCCTTGTAGAAACATGAAATTCTGCTTTCCGCTTAGAAACCCAAAATTTAACCGAAATCTATAGATTTAGCCAAAGACTTTTGCTTTGTCGCTGAGGTTTCAGATTGGATCGGCCCTAGATAATGCTTGTCTCATCCTCTCTGACACCGATATTCCGATTCCAAATCCGATTCCGAGGTTTccaccattttttttttttgattgccCAGCACCCGAAACACATATTTCTAGTTGTACACTCGTATTTAAATATACCTAGATAATGGCCAAATAAATAGATATACacacctatatatatatatagagagagagaattatatatatatataaatatatatatatacacacacagatattgataattatatatacatctATTATTATATAGAAGTCCCCATTTGTATTTTACTTGTGCaatttgcaaattgtttttgCATAGATTTATTGTTGAAAACGATTTGAATTTAAGAAGACACTCACACCTACACTGCACAAAATTGCATGCCTTTCTGTCCtcgaaaaaagtgaaataaaaaactgAGTAAATCAAGCGAAGCTGAGAAGATATCGATATCTAAATAAACGAAACTATGAGTATacctatacatatatgcaacaGATACAAATCAGCAGGTCGATGGAAAACCAAACTAAAACAAACTGCAGCAACAATCAATTTTCGCGCTTCTTACACTCAAACTCGAAATTATTGTgaactacatacatatactcgTATTGTACATACAAAGGCGGAAAGTTTGAGGGTCCCGACAAAAAATTCAGCATAGACTGTAATAAAATCCCATACTCACTCACACgtatgctaaaaaaaaaagcaaataagCTTAGAGCAAGCTTAAGGATAATCTCTAAAAACACCTTTTGTCGACCACTCTACTCtgatatgtattttttttggttatcTATTAAGCTACTACATTGATAACGTTAACGATACTGatagcagcagaaaaaaacCTTACTTTGTGTGCATTATATTCAACATAAGCAATACTTAATTTAGCATTCGAATGCATTAAGCAATGTTTATTAACAATTAAATCGATTCTAAACTTAAACCCCCAATGGAAACTCATTCTCACACTACACACATTCTACATTCTACATTCTACACACAAACCACATACCTAAAAAGTTTTTGGAATTATTGCGAAAAGAAAAAGATAAACTTAAAGCAGAAAACGAATGTGCAGTTTTATTTCGTGCCTCTATCGCAAAAGTGTCTTTAGTTGTTTTGGGACTAAATACTATATAATTAACCCATAATAATCGTTTGCTTTTTCATACCATTTGAAATGGTGAGTTTAGGAACTTTTGTGGATATTTCCCATGATGACTACCAGGGCCTCCATAGATTTGGCTGGGATTTGGATGCGGAGGCCATAAGCTGATCCAATTCTTCCACAAATTCGGAATTCGCCTGATAACCGTTGTGTTGCAGAAATTGGGACACTTCCAGGATGCATTCTCGAAAGCCACTCCAATAGCAATCGATTGGGCTCTGATATTCTCTGGATGTAGGCGTGGCCACAGGACAGTTTTTCTTGCTCAGGTGGTGAACAGCCAGTTCCAGGACGTCTGCCATATCCATTTTGTCCATTGTCTCGGCGTCCTGaatttttaaacatattaTACCAATTTTTGAGATGAGTGAGCAGTGCAGCACAGGAGACCAGGTCAATGCGCGGCCACTCACCAGATGGGACACCTCCAGAAGCAGCTCCTTTATATACTCCAGGCAGCGGTTGATGCGGGACCGCCGCTTCTTCTCTATCATTGGCTTAAACACATCGCGATACTGATGAGATCGTGACTTGGAATTCGTCTTTGCTCCAAGATGGGACTCCTGCTCATCGGGACTTGCCATCATAAGCCTCGCCCAGCTCCACCTCCGGATCTTAAGCGACTGAATGGCCCAACGAATTGGAGCAGCAGCGACAGCTTAGATGCACCCTAAGTAGCGGGGCTCAGGGCATATTAGTTTCATGGAAACAAGGGCTCATCCCATATATGAATCCGTAGGTTTTCTTTACACTCACTTTGCACAATTTGCATCTTAAGTATTTCACATTTGTTTTGGTCTTACGTACTAAATACTGCGAGGTATTGTTGGTCGCAATTCATTTTTTTACTTACCTTGCATTGACCATCTCCGATTTCTGACAGCTTACGCAACCAAAGCAGCGACGTCGACTGCAGACGATGCGTGTCCCATTGAGGAAAAAGAGCTGATGGCAAAAATTGTCGCCGGCCTATGGACACCTACTTGGGGTTCCTACGAATCGGAAAAGTAAACGTTGCTATTACTTGGATACTCGGGTGGTTGAGGGGAACGCGAAATGGGGGAGTTCCAAATAATTCACCGAAAACCAGATGACACCAGAGATTTTGGACCATAGAATCCCAGTATGCCTATATTTCAATCACAAATTGATTTGCactttaaaaaatgatttgagAATGTGTAcgcataatatttatattatttatttatttaatgattTGAGAATGTGTAcgcataatatttatattatttatttatttaacatttcaGTTGGATAATTGGTTTTGGGTTCAAGTTTAATGCTCttgtataaatgtataaatttatattctGTGATGTTGATAAATCCATTCTTTGTGTTATTCCAGAAGTATAAACTTCACGttctaaaatattttttcctgtgcACTAGACTATTATACAATTTGAATTGGCGGCAAAGCCGTTGAGAATCTGTTTCTGGAGGCTTCtgtttatttggttttctgcGATGGCTTCCGCGCCAGCTGAAGTATCTGATTTGCTGCCTTGTTTTTGTTGATCTTTCTGCTAAGGGACTTGGGCTTTTCAAATGGCCTTTTTTGAGATTGCGGCGAAGCTGCGTTTCCCACGCTCGATCCCCACTTACCGCCATTGGTGCACGCGATTGCGGCAAGCTGCTGAGGCAAGCTATTAAACGCCACACATGACACTGGGCCGGGGGGCGGTaccggtgggcgtggcaggggagTCGACACATGTTGTGTGCCAGAGAACTTTGCTCCGATCCCCAGATCATCAAATACTTTTCGCTGTCTGCTCGTGCGCAAATTGCAATGCTTTGCAATACCCTTACTGCAGGGTATTTGAGCTTGGACTTCAAATGAGAGGGTATACCATAGTTTATATGGTACTCTCTATCTTCGTTGTAAAGTCAATTTTACTTAGATCTATAATACAGTGGGTGGTTCAGGAAGTATAACTTACATAAAAGTCTACAAAATTGCAATAATTTacgcaaaatatttattttactgaATGGAACGAATGAATCTATTTAATTTACCCTATAAGactttaaaacttttttaacGATTTGTCCTAGAGGTATGATTGCTTTTCAAATTTCCCCTCAATTAAGTGAGCTATTATGCTAAGCGTTCTATGACTTGGATCTAAGATCTTGTTTTGATCTCCGCTGATCTTTGAGAACTCGGGGATTACTTACACGTTTCTGAGCAGGCACAAGTTGGCCGAGGCAGTGTAGATTCATCACGTTTTCACTCAACACACGCAGCTCATTAACAACCCCGCTGACAACTTGTCAGGGCTTCCCCCTCGTGGATCCCCCTGCTCCGCAGCCCCCATTCCCCGCCCATTCCAAAACTTCCCGCCGGGAGCGTGGGAAATTATGCGTGTTGGTGGGACGTCGGGCGGTGAAAATTGGCGCGCTCTTCGGGGGGCCGCACCGCGTGTCATTGACAACTCTTCCACATTTCGCGCCCAACGATGCGTTGGCATCAGTGGGTCACAGGGATTACGGCTGGCTGGGATTCCAGAGCCAGATCTTCCAAAGCGAAAACTTTTAGCTTTCGAAGACCTCAAGCGATAGGAGAGTGGCGGAAGTCCAGAAATAGACGCATCGCACATAAATTATGGATCGTATCGAGTATCGATTAGCCCGGGACAAGCCAAGCGATAGGGagacatatttttattacccTCTCAGGGACCTGCACTTGTTGGCTTCGCTTCTATGAAAGATCCCTCTACCATATCACGTATGTATGTAGGCTACCCCAACCGAACCGAGTTGTGGGAAATGTTTTCCCAGGCCAACAGCTAATTGTCACTCCAAGGGTTGTCCCCGCGGCCCAGACGACAGATAAGCGGGCAAGTGAAGCCCAGCGATCTGAGAGTCAAGTGAAGGGCTTCAATTTCTTTCCCGAGTGGAACTGGGATATCGAAATTACATTTGTAACAGACGTTTTAGTCCGCAATCCTCGGCTAATGGGACTTACGAACATATATTCTCATCTGAAATTCAAGAACATGCGCACTTAAGGAGGAGCAGGGAAGTCGCACACGCGCAAGTCAGGCGCTCAAAAAGGGATCTTCGGAGGTACAGTGGGCAGAAACAGTGAGTATCGGATGTGATCATTAAGGTgaaaatgtacaaaataatatttagtTCTAACATGTATCTGTGATTATATTATCTACAAAATAGTTCCGAAAAagtataaaattaatataaaaacacatcatatgtacatacatttataCAATGTATATATACAATTCATCTATAATaacatcaaataaataataattatttaattttgttacaCAAAGTAACTCTATCATTAGCTCTTTTTTTGGTTCCTCAACAGATGTGGCCCACTGTGCACTGTTATCAGTGCGACAATCGGACATTGCTTTCCCCCATCGGGGATTCTAATTCCGTGGACGATGGGCTGAAACGCCTATAAAGTCGctcattaaaaatgtttcaattatGGCCCATCTTGCATCTTGCACCTATGTGGATGGGGTTGTC encodes:
- the LOC6614835 gene encoding frequenin-1 — protein: MGKKNSKLKQDTIDRLTTDTYFTEKEIRQWHKGFLKDCPNGLLTEQGFIKIYKQFFPDGDPSKFASLVFRVFDENNDGAIEFEEFIRALSITSRGNLDEKLHWAFRLYDVDNDGYITREEMYNIVDAIYQMVGQQPQTEDENTPQKRVDKIFDQMDKNHDDRLTLEEFREGSKADPRIVQALSLGGD
- the LOC6614836 gene encoding enhancer of split mgamma protein, producing MMASPDEQESHLGAKTNSKSRSHQYRDVFKPMIEKKRRSRINRCLEYIKELLLEVSHLDAETMDKMDMADVLELAVHHLSKKNCPVATPTSREYQSPIDCYWSGFRECILEVSQFLQHNGYQANSEFVEELDQLMASASKSQPNLWRPW